The following proteins come from a genomic window of Sardina pilchardus chromosome 1, fSarPil1.1, whole genome shotgun sequence:
- the LOC134090048 gene encoding uncharacterized protein LOC134090048: MRTTLRAGMLAALAVLAMVVGNSEGAVLSKCEVRNHMQEAFNKLPEHVLLMIDAEDLMAKIVCHVELTSGFDTSAVNQLMVTQDSQGSSGSQGGRRRGRRAAGAGGSRFAIAKFMGSKSEEGSGGSSSSSSSSSSSSSEELVEQSGELWTLYGIFQMSDRVMCVSGSVPSLNICQTDCQAFLDDDITDDIACAEEIKAKMMSSPGEHTEAKALLKKMMALLFQPECSAVDYTEYFAAC; the protein is encoded by the exons ATGCGGACAACTCTACGTGCTGGAATGTTGGCCGCGCTCGCCGTGTTGGCGATGGTGGTCGGCAACAGCGAAGGAGCGGTGCTGTCCAAATGCGAGGTCAGGAATCACATGCAAGAGGCCTTCAACAAGCTGCCCGAGCACGTCCTACTCATGATTGACGCAGAAGATCTGATGGCGAAGA TCGTTTGCCACGTAGAACTCACCTCTGGCTTCGACACCAGCGCTGTAAACCAGCTGATGGTCACCCAAGACTCCCAGGGTTCTTCTGGAAGTCAAGGAGGAAGGCGCCGGGGTAGACGGGCAGCCGGCGCTGGAGGCTCACGGTTTGCAATTGCCAAGTTCATGGGCTCCAAGTCCGAGGAGGGATCTggtggtagcagcagcagcagcagcagtagcagcagcagcagcagcgaggaGTTGGTCGAGCAGAGCGGAGAGCTGTGGACCCTCTACGGCATTTTCCAGATGAGCGACCGCGTCATGTGCGTGTCCGGTTCCGTGCCATCACTGAACATCTGCCAGACGGACTGCCAAG cCTTTCTGGATGATGATATCACTGATGATATCGCCTGCGCTGAAGAAATTAAAGCCAAAAT GATGTCCAGCCCTGGTGAACATACTGAGGCCAAGGCTCTCTTAAAGAAAAT GATGGCGCTGCTGTTCCAGCCGGAGTGCAGCGCCGTGGACTACACGGAGTACTTCGCCGCCTGCTAG